AGCATATAGCTTCACAAGTATGAGGTACCACTAAGGAGGAGGCATCCTGATGAATATCGTGGTTGTGTTGAAACAGACGTTTGACACAGAAGAAAAAATCGTCATCCAAAACGGACAAATTTCCGAAGATGGCGTTGAATTCATCATTAATCCCTACGATGAGTACGCTGTAGAAGAGGCAATCAAGCTCAAGGAAGAGCACGGCGGCGAAGTAACCGTGATCAGCGTCGGACCAGACCGTGCTGAAAGTGCCCTGCGCACTGCTTTGGCAATGGGCGCAGACAAGGCTGTTCTGGTGGATGACGAGTCTCTGTTTGGGGACGAATTCACCATCGCTAAAGTATTGGCGGCAGTAGCGAAAAAGGTTGGCTTCGATATCATCATTGGTGGACAAATGGCTGTAGACTCCGGGGCTGGCCAAGGCGGTCCTCGTCTGGCAGAAGAACTGGGAATTAACCATGTATCAACTGCTGTGAAGCTAGAGGTGGACGGAACGAATGTACGCGTAGAGCGCGATGTAGAAGGGGACCTGGAAGTCGTGGAGACGAGCCTTCCTGTTTTGATTACGGCTCAGCAAGGACTCAACGAGCCGCGCTATCCTTCTCTCCCAGGTATCATGAAAGCGAAGAAAAAACCTTTGGATAGACTCGGCGCTGACGATTTGGGAATTACTGCGGATGAGGTAAAAGCAAAGACAGAAATCGTCGATCAGACATTGCCTCCGAAAAAGCAGGCGGGCCGCATTCTCTCTGGCGAATTGGCAGCTCAAACGTCGGAATTGGTGCAACTGTTGCGCAATGAAGCGAAAGTGATCTAAGCGAGAGGGAGAGGATATCCATGAAAAAAGTACTTGTATTGGCAGAAGTACGTGACGGACAACTTCGCAACGTGTCGCTGGAAGCATTGACTGCAGCACAAGCATTGGCTGAGGGCGGCGAAATTGTAGCGGGTGTATTCGGAGCAGATTCAGCAGCGCATGCAGTGACATTGGGTCACCATGGTGCGAGCACGGTATATACGGCTGATCATACAGCGCTGGCGCAATACACGCCAGATGCGTATGTGCAGGCACTCACTCAGTTGATTGAACTGGCTTCTCCAGATGCAGTGGTTTTGGGTCACACGGCGATCGGTCGTGATATCGCACCTCGCGTAGCAGCGAGACTTGGTTACGGTCTGATTTCGGACGTAACAAGTGTAGAAGCTGGACCAGTTTTTGTTCGCCCGATCTATGCAGGAAAAGCGACGCAAACACGCAAATTCGTTGAAGGAACAACCTTTATTACGATTCGTCCAAACAACATTGCCATCGGCGCTGCTGACCCTTCGAAAACGGCAGTGGTGGTACCAGTTGAATTGGAAATCAAGGATTTGCGTACGATTGTAAAAGATGTGGTAAGAAAAACAAGCGGCAAAGTAGACCTTTCCGAAGCAAAAGTCGTGATTTCCGGTGGGCGTGGCGTGAAAAGTGCAGATGGCTTCCAGCCGTTGTACGATTTGGCGGAAGTGCTCGGTGCAGCTGTTGGTGCATCTCGTGGCGCTTGCGACGCAGACTATTGCGACTACTCCATGCAGATCGGACAGACAGGTAAGGTGGTTACACCTGATTTGTATATCGCATGCGGGATTTCGGGAGCGATTCAGCACTTGGCTGGTATGTCCAGCTCGAAGGTCATTGTTGCCATCAACAAAGATCCGGAAGCGCCAATCTTCCAAGTGGCTGATTACGGTATCGTAGGTGACTTGTTCGAAGTGCTGCCATTGCTGACGGCAGAGTTTAAAAAAGTATTGGTTTAACAGAAAGATGATGACTAGGCGCTCCTTTTTGGGGGCGCTTTTTTTGTCCTTGGCTCTTACTTTATGCTTTCCTTGCTTGGTATAATAGGGGATAAGGAGAGGTGATCGGAATGAGCGAGGAGCTTTTGCAACAACTGATTCACATGGTTGCTGAGAATAATCGGCTTGTAAAAGAGACACAGCAGGATGTGCGTGACTTTAAGAAAGAGATGTATGATTTTCGGGATGAGATGTACGCGTTTCGAGATGAGATGTACGAATTCCGCGATGACGCTACGCGCCGATTAGACAGATTGGAACGCCAAAATAAACATATCGATGCAGACCTTGATCTGCTGCATCGGAAAGTTAGTGACCACGAACGGGAGATTAACCGGCTCAAACAAGTCGGGCAATAAGGTGCGGTCAGACTGGACAGACTATAACGAGAAGTACAGGGCAAAGTGTGGAGCGGCGTAGTCAATTTGGTGTTTGAATGATATACTGATAACCGTTAGGAACCTTTATTTAGTAATTGAAATTCAAGGAGGTAACTTCTATGGCAATTGTAAATGCTACCGACCAAAACTTTTCCCAGGAAGTAGAGCAAGGCGGTACAGTCCTGGTTGACTTCTGGGCTCCATGGTGCGGCCCTTGCAAAATGATCGCTCCTGTACTGGAGCAAATCGACGGTGAAGTGGGCTCCCAGCTCAAAATCGTCAAAGTAAACGTGGATGACAACCCAGATTCTGCTGGTCGTTTTGGCGTTATGTCCATCCCAACCCTGATCGTATTCAAAGACGGTCAACCAGTTGACAAAGTGATTGGCTTCCAACCAAAAGAAGCGCTCATGGCAACTGTAGGGAAACATCTGTAAGAGTAAAGCAACGAATGAAGCGGCATAGTCATGTGCCGCTTTTTCTTATGTTTGAAAACGGAATTCTGAACGATCGTTTGTCAAAAAATTAAGTTTACTTGAGCGAAAATAATTGCGTTTTTAGAATACTTTGATTAAACTTCATATATTCAATTTATTTCGAGAATAGAGGGGGCTTTTCTAATGAAGGGATTTCATTTGATGCGCTCGCTGGCGGCAATCTCGCTAGGGGCAGTATTGATGGTCGGATGTTCGAGCGGAGGAAATACAACTGCTCCTGCGGCAGGAGAAAGTGGCTCTGGACAAGCCGCCGACGGACAAGAGATTCAAGCGAAAATCGGCGTCGTTGGTTTCCTTTCAGGATCTGGTGCAGCTTATGGAGAAGCGCAAAAAGCAGGATTGGAGCTGGCGTTGGGAGAGCTGAATGAAGCGAACAAAGGTAAGCTCAAGATTGAACTGAAGTTTGAAGACTCCGCCGGAGAAAAAGAAGGCGCGATTAATGCAGTAAATAAACTGATTAATCAGGATAATGTCGTGGCGATTATCGGACCGACACTTTCCGGGGAAATGTTTGCTGCAGGACCAGTAGCAAACGAGGCGGAGACTCCGATTTTTGGTATCTCCAACACGTCAGAAGGAATCAATGATATCGGGGAGTACGTCTTCCGCAATTCATTGCCTGAGTCCATTGCAATCCCGACAGCTATGAAAGCAGCCGTGGAGAAAAATGGCTTGAAAAAAGTAGCACTCATCCATGCATCCAACGATGACTTCTCCGTGAATGGCTACAAGGTCATGAAAGCAACCGCTGAAAAGCTGGGCTTGGAGATTACCGGTGAAGCGACTTTTGCAAATGGCGACGTAGACTTTTCGGCACAATTGACCAAGCTGAAGCAAACAAACCCAGATGCTTTGCTTGTGTCCGCCTTGTACAAAGAAGGCTCCATGGTTGTGAAAAAAGCACGTGAATTGGGCTTTACAGGGACAATTCTTGGCGGCAATGGTTTCAATAATCCGAAAGTTTTTGAAATTGCAGGTTCATCTGCTGAGGGCTTGATCGTTGCGACTCCATTCAGTCCTGAAAAGAAAGATGATAAAGTACAAGCCTTTGTAAAAGCATTCGAAGCCAAATATAACAAAAAGCCTGATCAGTTCGCAGCTCAAGCGTACGACTCGCTATACATTATGTCGCAGTCACTGCTTGCCGCAGGAAAAGCAGATCGCGAAGAGTTGCGCGGCCAATTGGCTCAGCTGAAAGACTTCACAGGTGTATCCGGCAAACTGTCCTTTGACGAGAAACGCAATCCGATTGGTGATGCGGTTGTCGTTGTCGCAAAAGAAGGCAAATTCGTCCCGTTTGAATAGGATCGAGCCCGGGGTCGCTCCGGGCTTCTTTTTCTATCGGTTATCTCGCTGGATCAGAAAGTACCAGATCATGTTCTTCGCTTGCTGATCCAGCGAGAATAACTCAATCATCGTGGGATGGTAACGACTTAACAGTGAGGTGAGGCATTTGTTTTGGCAGCAATTAGTCAATGGTTTGACAGTTGGTAGCACTTATTCATTGATCGCATTGGGATATACGCTCATTTTTGGTGTCTTGGGAATCATTAATATGGCACACGGCCAAATTTTTATTTTTGGATCACTAGTTGGCTTGGTATTGATGACCAGCCTTAATATGCCTTTAGGGGTAGCGCTGATCGTGGCAGTCGTCATATCGGCGATCTTGGGTCTTGTACTGGAGTATACAGCGCTTCGCCCCCTTCGCAAGAAAAATGTACCCCATCTGGCGTCTTTGATCAGTACGATCGGATTTGCCATTTTGATGGAGGAAGCCATGCACAAGTTTTTCGGTGCTGACTCCCGTGCGTTTCCGCAATCCTTCGGGGATACCACTTTTGATCTGGGCATCATTCAAATTCGCAGTGTTGATCTCGTTATTTTGGGGATTTCTGTGTTGCTGATGTTCGTCCTGCATTTTTGGATTCAAAAAACGAAAATGGGAAAAGCGATTCGCGCGACGGCTGAAAATACGGATACCGCAAATATTTTGGGGATTAACACAAATATGGTCATTGTCGTGACCGTCATGCTTGCCTCGGCACTGGGAGGTGTCGCCGGCATATTGATCGGGATGGCGTATTCCGCTCTCATTCCGACGATGGGGATGACGCTTGGCTTCAAAGGTTTGGCCGTTTTGATTTTAGGAGGTGTAGGCAGTATTCCTGGGGCTATGGTGTGCGGCGTATTGCTCGGAATTATCGAGGTGTTTACTGTCGCGTACGGAGACTCGTCGTATCGGGATGCGGTTGCTTTTGGCTTGATCATTCTCATTTTGCTCTTGAAGCCGGAAGG
This genomic stretch from Brevibacillus brevis harbors:
- a CDS encoding electron transfer flavoprotein subunit beta/FixA family protein; protein product: MNIVVVLKQTFDTEEKIVIQNGQISEDGVEFIINPYDEYAVEEAIKLKEEHGGEVTVISVGPDRAESALRTALAMGADKAVLVDDESLFGDEFTIAKVLAAVAKKVGFDIIIGGQMAVDSGAGQGGPRLAEELGINHVSTAVKLEVDGTNVRVERDVEGDLEVVETSLPVLITAQQGLNEPRYPSLPGIMKAKKKPLDRLGADDLGITADEVKAKTEIVDQTLPPKKQAGRILSGELAAQTSELVQLLRNEAKVI
- a CDS encoding electron transfer flavoprotein subunit alpha/FixB family protein, translating into MKKVLVLAEVRDGQLRNVSLEALTAAQALAEGGEIVAGVFGADSAAHAVTLGHHGASTVYTADHTALAQYTPDAYVQALTQLIELASPDAVVLGHTAIGRDIAPRVAARLGYGLISDVTSVEAGPVFVRPIYAGKATQTRKFVEGTTFITIRPNNIAIGAADPSKTAVVVPVELEIKDLRTIVKDVVRKTSGKVDLSEAKVVISGGRGVKSADGFQPLYDLAEVLGAAVGASRGACDADYCDYSMQIGQTGKVVTPDLYIACGISGAIQHLAGMSSSKVIVAINKDPEAPIFQVADYGIVGDLFEVLPLLTAEFKKVLV
- the trxA gene encoding thioredoxin codes for the protein MAIVNATDQNFSQEVEQGGTVLVDFWAPWCGPCKMIAPVLEQIDGEVGSQLKIVKVNVDDNPDSAGRFGVMSIPTLIVFKDGQPVDKVIGFQPKEALMATVGKHL
- a CDS encoding ABC transporter substrate-binding protein, coding for MKGFHLMRSLAAISLGAVLMVGCSSGGNTTAPAAGESGSGQAADGQEIQAKIGVVGFLSGSGAAYGEAQKAGLELALGELNEANKGKLKIELKFEDSAGEKEGAINAVNKLINQDNVVAIIGPTLSGEMFAAGPVANEAETPIFGISNTSEGINDIGEYVFRNSLPESIAIPTAMKAAVEKNGLKKVALIHASNDDFSVNGYKVMKATAEKLGLEITGEATFANGDVDFSAQLTKLKQTNPDALLVSALYKEGSMVVKKARELGFTGTILGGNGFNNPKVFEIAGSSAEGLIVATPFSPEKKDDKVQAFVKAFEAKYNKKPDQFAAQAYDSLYIMSQSLLAAGKADREELRGQLAQLKDFTGVSGKLSFDEKRNPIGDAVVVVAKEGKFVPFE
- a CDS encoding branched-chain amino acid ABC transporter permease; the encoded protein is MFWQQLVNGLTVGSTYSLIALGYTLIFGVLGIINMAHGQIFIFGSLVGLVLMTSLNMPLGVALIVAVVISAILGLVLEYTALRPLRKKNVPHLASLISTIGFAILMEEAMHKFFGADSRAFPQSFGDTTFDLGIIQIRSVDLVILGISVLLMFVLHFWIQKTKMGKAIRATAENTDTANILGINTNMVIVVTVMLASALGGVAGILIGMAYSALIPTMGMTLGFKGLAVLILGGVGSIPGAMVCGVLLGIIEVFTVAYGDSSYRDAVAFGLIILILLLKPEGLFGRKA